A stretch of the Brachionichthys hirsutus isolate HB-005 unplaced genomic scaffold, CSIRO-AGI_Bhir_v1 contig_289, whole genome shotgun sequence genome encodes the following:
- the LOC137915726 gene encoding oxysterol-binding protein-related protein 2-like, producing the protein MSVHAGNIKRNPPCPMRKNKAKDLPLGVPGSGGDGGKASHIQRLLQSRTEQSGSLNINCKCKWRNENWDAVHGGVTQGDCSVDASSNVINGTAPIPKDVADDDEIITMLEGLCSCREERQKEEKLLDATREGDIFCISVEKDAPDIHCRDSAGKAPLHCAVYRGQEQCVVKLLKSGAGVTVKKQQFAFEPCQPPLRLKAKETSELSSEASAALRLCLEMLSKQEEDEGRDTQLLCHPSTHGGPSGMSGEGDHGNQLPQYNGVKTHRTCLPAPMFSRNDVSIWSILKKCIGMELSKIAMPVIFNEPLSFLQRLTEYMEHTHLIHQANATTDSVERMKCVAAFAVSAVASQWERTGKPFNPLLGETYELIREDLGFRWMSEQVSHHPPVSAFQAEGIGEDFVFHGSIYPKVKFWGKSIEAEPKGVITLELPKYNEAYTWTNPTCCVHNIIVGQLWIEQYGNVEVINHRTGERCSMTFKPCGLFGKELHKVEGYIVDKSKKKLCAIYGKWTECLYTVDSAAFDTHKKTDRKNSDEKKGNKQSSMDEEPEEVPLPDAETVQVIPGSELIWKITPRPDNSAKFYAFSTFALHLNELEKSMEGAIPSTDSRLRPDIHAMENGDMELASAEKKRLEEKQRTARKNRTKSTGEWKTRWFQQGPNPHNKAQDWLSLKGYWDRNYTHLPNIY; encoded by the exons ATGAGCGTGCACGCTGGAAACATCAAACGGAACCCGCCGTGTCCCATGCGTAAAAACAAGGCAAA GGATTTACCGTTGGGCGTCCCTGGGTCCGGTggtgatggaggaaaagcttcTCACATCCAGAGGCTGCTTCAGTCGAGGACCGAGCAAAGCGGTTCTCTCAATATCAACTGCAAATGTAAATGGAGAAATGAAAACTG GGATGCTGTGCATGGAGGAGTTACTCAAG GAGATTGTTCTGTTGATGCCTCTTCCAACGTAATCAATGGAACAGCTCCAATCCCTAAAGATGTGGCGGACGATGATGAAATCATTACCATGCTGGAGG GattgtgcagctgcagagaggagaggcaaAAAGAGGAGAAGCTTCTGGATGCAACCAGAGAGGGAGACATTTTTTGTAT CTCTGTGGAAAAAGATGCTCCAGATATTCACTGCAGGGACTCGGCGGGCAAAGCGCCATTACACTGCGCAGTCTACAGAGGGCAGGAGCAGTGCGTTGTGAAGCTGCTGAAGTCTGGAGCCGGCGTCACAgttaaaaaacaacagtttGCGTTTgaa ccCTGCCAGCCCCCTCTGCGACTGAAAGCAAAGGAGACCAGTGAGCTTTCTAGTGAAGCCAGCGCTGCTCTCCGTCTGTGCCTCGAAATGCTGTCTAAACAAGAAGAG GACGAGGGGAGAGATACCCAGCTTCTCTGCCATCCTAGCACACACGGGGGGCCTTCCGGAATGTCAGGGGAGGGTGACCATGGCAACCAACTGCCACAGTACAATGGAGTCAAGACGCACAG AACGTGTTTACCGGCTCCTATGTTCTCCAGGAATGACGTCAGCATCTGGAGCATCCTGAAGAAATGCATCGGCATG GAGCTGTCAAAGATCGCCATGCCTGTCATATTTAACGAGCCACtgagtttcctccagcgcttaACGGAATACATGGAGCACACCCACCTCATCCACCAGGCCAACGCCACAACCGACTCCGTGGAGAGGATGAAG TGTGTCGCAGCATTTGCTGTGTCAGCTGTAGCATCACAGTGGGAGAGAACTGGCAAACCATTCAACCCACTACTGGGGGAGACCTATGAGCTCATCAG AGAAGATTTGGGCTTTAGGTGGATGTCGGAGCAAGTTAGTCACCATCCTCCTGTCAGTGCCTTTCAAGCTGAGGGCATCGGGGAGGATTTTGTATTCCATGGTTCCATCTACCCCAAAGTCAAGTTTTGGGGGAAGAGCATAGAAGCTGAGCCCAAGGGAGTCATCACCCTGGAGCTGCCCAA ATATAATGAAGCCTACACCTGGACAAACCCCACCTGCTGCGTCCACAATATTATTGTCGGCCAGCTTTGGATCGAGCAGTACGGCAACGTGGAAGTGATCAATCACAG GACTGGAGAAAGGTGCAGCATGACGTTCAAGCCCTGTGGCCTCTTTGGGAAAGAGCTGCATAAGGTAGAGGGATACATCGTAGATAAAAG TAAAAAGAAGCTCTGTGCAATATATGGTAAATGGACTGAATGCCTCTACACGGTGGATTCAGCCGCGTTTGACACCCACAAAAAGACGGATAGGAAGAATTCAGATGAAAAAAAGGGTAATAAACAG AGCAGTATGGATGAGGAGCCAGAGGAGGTTCCTCTACCGGATGCTGAGACCGTCCAGGTCATCCCAGGGAGCGAGCTGATCTGGAAGATAACGCCTCGACCAGACAACTCGGCAAAG TTCTATGCATTCTCCACGTTTGCCCTGCATCTGAATGAGCTGGAGAAGAGCATGGAGGGAGCCATTCCCTCGACGGACAGCCGTCTCAGGCCTGACATTCACGCTATGGAGAATGGAGACATGG AATTGGCAAGTGCGGAAAAGAAGAGACTCGAGGAAAAACAGAGAACAGCCCGGAAAAACCGAACCAAATCGACAGGCGAATGGAAAACAAG GTGGTTCCAGCAAGGACCCAATCCCCACAATAAAGCTCAGGACTGGCTCAGCCTGAAAGGTTACTGGGACAGGAACTACACTCACCTACCTAATATCTACTGA